In the genome of Lactobacillus intestinalis, the window CAAGTCCTGAACCATTTAAAGTATGAACCAAATGAAGCTTGCCATCTTCCCCACGGTATCTAATTTGGGCGCGACGAGCTTGGAAATCAGTACAGTTTGAACAACTTGAAATTTCACGATACTTATCTTGGTATGGCATCCAAACTTCAAGATCATAAGTCTTGGCACTAGTAAAGCTGGCATCCCCAGTTGAAAGAGCAACTACATGGTATGGCAAACCAAGCTTTTGAAGAAGATGTTCAGCATTATGGGTCAACTTTTCAAGTTCATCCCAAGATTCATCTGGCTTACAAATCTTAACCATTTCAACTTTTCTAAATTCGTGCATTCTAATTAAACCGCGCGTATCACGACCAGCTGAACCTGCTTCACTTCTGAAGGCTGGAGACATTGCAGTAACATTAATTGGAAGCTTATCTTCATGAATAATTTCATCACGGAAGTAGTTAACCAATGGAACTTCCGCAGTTGGAATAAGCGTCAAGTCACGTGGCTTGTCTGGATCATCGTTATCTACAATAGTGTATACGTCTTCGCGGAATTTAGGGAATTGGCCCGTTCCTTGCATTGAAGCGTCATTTACAAGGTAAGGTGGAATAATTTCTGTATATCCTTCTTTGGTGTTTTCATCTAAGAAGAAGTTAAATACGGCGCGTTCTAAAAGCGCACCAGCTCCCTTATAGTAAACAAAACGAGCACCAGAAACTTTAGCACCGCGGTCCCAATCAAGAATATCTAAATCAGTACCAAGATCCCAGTGAGCTTTTGGTTTGAAATCAAATTTAGTAGGTTCTTCCCACTTACGAACTTCTTCGTTATAGCTTTCATCAGGACCAATTGGATCAGAATCAGCTGGGAAGTTTGGTAAACGAAGCAAGATATATTCTTGCTTTTCAGATAAATCTCTAATTTCATTATCGAGATCTTTAATCTTGTTACTTACTTCTTTCATTGATTTAATGGCATCGCTAGCGTCTTCTTTATTACGCTTAGCTTCACCAATCTTCTTTGAGACATTGTTACGTTCTGCCTTTAATTGTTCACTTTCATTTAAAGCTTCACGACGTCTAGCATCAATTTGAATTAGTTCATCCAATTCTTCTGGCTTAATTCCACGAGTTGCAAGCTTATCTTTAGCCCAATCAAGATTCTCACGAATTACTTTTATATCTAGCATTTATAAAAACCTCCATAAAAAAGAGCCGTCCATCCCTAAATTGGGACGAATCGGCTCTGTCACGACTTCGCGGTACCACCCATCTTCAGCCTAAACGGCTGCACTTCATTATAAGGCGAATAACGGCGCCAAGCCGTGCAACTATTAATTGCCCACATTTAGAAATCTGGAAACGACATCCGTTCGCTCCCACCAACCGCGAACTCTCTGAAGTAGTCTTAGGATTTCGTGTTTTGTTCTATTTTAAGCCATTCTGTTTTTTTGAGCAAATAGTATTTTTCCTTATACGAAAAAAGATCGCTAATTTGGCTATAGTCGATTTCATAAATATATTTAAAGCCTAACTTTTTCAATAAATTTTGCGATTTGAGATTATTTTCAAAAGTTCCGGCCCATATTTCATTTTGATCTAAATTAATAAAAGCATCTTTAACTACTAAATCAATAGCTTCGGTCATCAAACCTTTTTGCCGGTAATCTTTATCCATTAAAAAGCCTAATTCCTTAGTCTTAAGCAGCCCGCTTCTTTCATCCATCCCTCGTTCATTTAATTCGATTAAGCCGACAACCTGATCATTTTCTTTTAAACAAATCAAATAACTATTTTTACGCATGATATATTGCTTGGCTGCTTTTTTGGCCTCAGCTAAATTCTCATAGCTACCAAAACCAGCACTATCATGATAACTTTTGTCTTTACCCCATTTTAATAAAATTGGAGCATCATTTTCAGATACATTTCGTAAATAAATTCGTTTTGATGCTAACATTACTTACCAACTAACTTTAGGAGCCAATTTGCTCCATATACTAATCCGATACTGTAGGCCGCAATCGTCCATGGCTTACACAAAATAATAATCCAAAAATACGTCCAGAACTTCATTTCTGTTAGCCCCGCTAATAAACATAGAACGTCATCTGGAGCAGCAGGTGCCAAAATACAAAGAGCAAAAAACCAGTTGAATTTCTTTTGATTTTTCGTCCACTTCATGTATTTATTCAAAGTTTCTTCTGAAACAATATGAAAGATAAAAGATCGCCCATAGTATCTTGCTAAGAAGAAGTTAATTATTGATCCAATACAAATTCCCACATAATTATAGAGGAATCCAGCAACGGGACCAAAGAAAACCACTCCTCCTAAAAGAGAAACTCCTCCTGGAATAATCGGAATTACTACTTGGACAATCTGAATCAAAACAAAGACAATTGGTCCAATTATTTGCTTATTTTGCAAATATGCCTTCATTTTTTCTTGATTGGTAAAAATCCCTAACCGATACCAATAAATCACCAACAATATAATTATGATTCCACAAATGATAGTGGCATAATTAATTAGCTTTCGACTAGTTTTAGCTGACAAGTGCATTTAAATCATCCCCTAACTTAAATTAATTCTATCAAAATACTGGTGCTGCACCCTAAATCTTAAATATATTTAATTATGTTTATCGAAAAGTCAATTTTTAGTTAAATCAATACTTTATAATATATAATATAAGCGACATATGAGTTTTTTAAAAAGGATGTGTTTATAAATGGTTGTAATAAAAAACGACATTACTTACGATTCAGAAAAGAAACTTAAGACAGACATCTACTATCCTAATGATACGACTTCAGCAACAAAGATTTTAATCTTTTGGCATGGTGGCGGTTGGTTCCGCGGAAGCAAAGACGATGCCAAAAAAGTTGGAGTTAACCTGGCTAATGCTGGTTTTATGACCTTTATTCCAGATTATAGTCTTGCTCCTGAGCATGTTTTTCCTGAAGCCCATGATGACGCAGTCCATTTCGTGAAGTGGCTTTTAAATTCAAACTATACTGATAAAGATGATCAAAAAAACATTGTTCAAATCGGAGCCAGTGTTGGAGGAACGCTCGCACTTTATGTAGCGGGGAAATATGGCTTTCCTACCGTCACTTGGTCAGCGCCAGTTGAATTTTCAAAATGGATGAAAAACCACGAAAATGTTAAACCTTCATATGAAGGGGCTAAAGAGTTTGGTTTAACAGATTTGCATGACATAAATAATTCGTTCTATAAATATTTCACTCTAACTTATGCAGGAACTGCTGATCAAAAAGTCCTTAAAAAGTTAGATGCAGACTCTTATGATTATAGTCATTTAAAAGAACTCATGATGATTAATTCGGCTGATGAATTGAATCCTTTACCTAACGTTCTTAATTTCATTCAATTTTTAGCTGATCAAAATTTAGGTGTTGAATTACTCGTCATCAAGGGACATCGTCACGCTATGGCATATGCGAGCGATTATATTGATGAATCTCTTGATTTTTTGTATCAAACAATTAAGCGGCAGAAATAATTATGATTAACATTGATAAATTTATAAAAATAAGAAAATCAAAGAAAATTTCACAAAATGAACTGTCTCATGGAATTTGTACACAATCCACTTTAAGTAAATTCGAAAACAATGGTCAAGTACCTTCTTTTAAGATATTAAAGCAATTGTGTGATCGAATGGGGATTGAAGTTGGCGATATTATTAGACAAAGTAGTGATAATCCCGCAACAAAAAACATGTTTGAAGCAGAATTTGCATTCATTACTTATGATTATAATAAGATCCGTGACTTACTTTCTAGCATTCACGAACAAGATTTAAAGCACGAACAAGATCGCCTTCATTTTGATTATTTGCGCGGGCTTTATGCGCTGGACGGCGAAAAAAACGACATGACTGCACTTTATTATTTCAACAATATCCTTTCCAACCGTGATATTGCCGATAATAATATTTATCGATTGCTTGCTTTAAATGGATGTAGTCAAATTTATGCCAGTGAAAATGATATGGCAAAGGCCCATCATTATTATGATCAGATTTTGAGCTACATTAAAGATATTGACATTGATGATGAATTAACTGCTTTACAAGTTTTGGCTATCTTATGTGATGCTGGTGAATTTTTCGGCAAACAAAAAGAATATAAGAAGTCTAACTCTCTTTTACGTTACGCTTATTCAATTGCCTCTGAGAAGCATACAGTTTACTTCTTAGCGCGTATTTTATTTCGCTGGGGACTAAATGATATTGAGCAAGGTAAAGGCCTAGATAAGGCCTTACAGCACCTCTATGATGCCTGTGCATTTGCCCGCTTGAATAAGAATCATGTCATTTTAACTAAGGCGAAAAAATTAATTAAAGAACTCAATCAAAAAAACGTGGATTAATTCCACGTTTTTTCTTTAGATAATTTTGTATCCCACAACTGGATCAGCTGGGCAAGAATTGAAATCATAGCTTGCTAATTTTTCAAAACTGTCATTTCCATCAATGATAGTTGTTACACCTTGTGCAAGCATTAAATTCATTTCTTTTTCTTTATTTTCAATTTCAGTAAATGGAACTAAGATAACTGGCTTGTGAAGTGCACGGAAAAAGCCAATTTCAAAGGCACTTCCGTCATCAATATTGTCCATGTCATACAAGAAAACACCACAAGTAGCATTCACAATCCCATTTAAATCATTTTGGTAAGTTGCAACACGCCACGTCATGCTGCGAACACCGCCAATTTCAGGGTTCTTTTCTTCTGGATCTACGAAATTTTGGTCAAATGGGAAATGCACTTGCCAAACTGTAGGATTTTGAGCAAGCAACTTTCTTGCTTTAGTAACGCGTTCTCTTTGAGCATCATTGTAAAATGGTGATCCTAAATAAATCTTTGCGGTGGAAATTTCTGCCGTCATAATTTACTGGTATATAAAACATAGAAATATGTAGAAGAATGCGAATTTTCTACATATCAGAAAGATATATTTTTCCTTTCTTTGTTTCACTTACTGTCGTCTTCACTAGTATTCCGATATTCCAATATAGGAGTAATCACATTGACTAGCTCTTCCAGCTTAAGGGCCTAGCCAGCCCCGTTTATTTTCTTTAATTTGCTAAAGCTAAAAGATTTAATACTGCATTTTCATCTCGATCGTTACTGTAGCCACATTCATAACAGATATACTCATTATGCTTTGTGCCATGCTTTTTGTTGCCTTGCAAAGTGATCTTCTCGTCACCTTTTTTAACATAGCCGCACTGAGCACATCTTTGAGTTGATGGGTAGGTTTTCTCGGCCAAGATCAGTTCTTTGCCATACCAATCGCATTTGTAAGTTAATATCTGTCTGAATTTACCAAAGAGCGATCTCTGCATACCTTTGGAAGCGACATGCGTCATCATCATTTGCTTTATTGCTAAGTCTTCAATTACAATTTGGTCGTAATCATTAACAAGCTTA includes:
- the serS gene encoding serine--tRNA ligase gives rise to the protein MLDIKVIRENLDWAKDKLATRGIKPEELDELIQIDARRREALNESEQLKAERNNVSKKIGEAKRNKEDASDAIKSMKEVSNKIKDLDNEIRDLSEKQEYILLRLPNFPADSDPIGPDESYNEEVRKWEEPTKFDFKPKAHWDLGTDLDILDWDRGAKVSGARFVYYKGAGALLERAVFNFFLDENTKEGYTEIIPPYLVNDASMQGTGQFPKFREDVYTIVDNDDPDKPRDLTLIPTAEVPLVNYFRDEIIHEDKLPINVTAMSPAFRSEAGSAGRDTRGLIRMHEFRKVEMVKICKPDESWDELEKLTHNAEHLLQKLGLPYHVVALSTGDASFTSAKTYDLEVWMPYQDKYREISSCSNCTDFQARRAQIRYRGEDGKLHLVHTLNGSGLAVGRTVAAILENYQNEDGSVTVPEVLVPYMNGMKKITKQPSLI
- a CDS encoding GNAT family N-acetyltransferase; the encoded protein is MLASKRIYLRNVSENDAPILLKWGKDKSYHDSAGFGSYENLAEAKKAAKQYIMRKNSYLICLKENDQVVGLIELNERGMDERSGLLKTKELGFLMDKDYRQKGLMTEAIDLVVKDAFINLDQNEIWAGTFENNLKSQNLLKKLGFKYIYEIDYSQISDLFSYKEKYYLLKKTEWLKIEQNTKS
- a CDS encoding TVP38/TMEM64 family protein, encoding MHLSAKTSRKLINYATIICGIIIILLVIYWYRLGIFTNQEKMKAYLQNKQIIGPIVFVLIQIVQVVIPIIPGGVSLLGGVVFFGPVAGFLYNYVGICIGSIINFFLARYYGRSFIFHIVSEETLNKYMKWTKNQKKFNWFFALCILAPAAPDDVLCLLAGLTEMKFWTYFWIIILCKPWTIAAYSIGLVYGANWLLKLVGK
- a CDS encoding alpha/beta hydrolase, giving the protein MVVIKNDITYDSEKKLKTDIYYPNDTTSATKILIFWHGGGWFRGSKDDAKKVGVNLANAGFMTFIPDYSLAPEHVFPEAHDDAVHFVKWLLNSNYTDKDDQKNIVQIGASVGGTLALYVAGKYGFPTVTWSAPVEFSKWMKNHENVKPSYEGAKEFGLTDLHDINNSFYKYFTLTYAGTADQKVLKKLDADSYDYSHLKELMMINSADELNPLPNVLNFIQFLADQNLGVELLVIKGHRHAMAYASDYIDESLDFLYQTIKRQK
- a CDS encoding helix-turn-helix domain-containing protein, with product MINIDKFIKIRKSKKISQNELSHGICTQSTLSKFENNGQVPSFKILKQLCDRMGIEVGDIIRQSSDNPATKNMFEAEFAFITYDYNKIRDLLSSIHEQDLKHEQDRLHFDYLRGLYALDGEKNDMTALYYFNNILSNRDIADNNIYRLLALNGCSQIYASENDMAKAHHYYDQILSYIKDIDIDDELTALQVLAILCDAGEFFGKQKEYKKSNSLLRYAYSIASEKHTVYFLARILFRWGLNDIEQGKGLDKALQHLYDACAFARLNKNHVILTKAKKLIKELNQKNVD
- a CDS encoding nucleoside 2-deoxyribosyltransferase, with the protein product MTAEISTAKIYLGSPFYNDAQRERVTKARKLLAQNPTVWQVHFPFDQNFVDPEEKNPEIGGVRSMTWRVATYQNDLNGIVNATCGVFLYDMDNIDDGSAFEIGFFRALHKPVILVPFTEIENKEKEMNLMLAQGVTTIIDGNDSFEKLASYDFNSCPADPVVGYKII